In Xenopus laevis strain J_2021 chromosome 2S, Xenopus_laevis_v10.1, whole genome shotgun sequence, a genomic segment contains:
- the hmgn2.S gene encoding high mobility group nucleosomal binding domain 2 S homeolog, whose protein sequence is MPKRKADGDSKAEKAKAKDEPQRRSARLSAKPAPPKPEAKPKKAAAPPKKADKAPKGKKGKADSGKDSSNAAENGEAKSDQAQKAETGDTK, encoded by the exons ATGCCCAAGAGAAAG gctgacGGAGACTCCAAGGCGGAGAAGGCAAAGGCTAAGGATGAG CCACAGAGGCGATCTGCTCGGTTATCTGCT aagCCGGCCCCACCCAAACCAGAGGCCAAACCCAAGAAGGCTGCTGCTCCTCCAAAG AAGGCTGATAAGGCACCCAAAGGCAAGAAAGGGAAGGCAGACTCTGGCAAAGATAGCAGTAATGCAGCTGAGAATGGAGAGGCCAAGTCAGATCAG GCACAGAAGGCAGAGACTGGGGACACAAAGTGA